The following coding sequences lie in one Panicum virgatum strain AP13 chromosome 6N, P.virgatum_v5, whole genome shotgun sequence genomic window:
- the LOC120679757 gene encoding uncharacterized protein LOC120679757, protein MAHRFCFEALDRTLRDLLSADDPSNAAKPFGALSAVEKARMVQFAQWVLDVGEGKVPARRKDGESEDTWISIPDDIVRFSEAGKPSAIIDAIYGCLDGLHSAEESLSTPFALESEDLRCSLGADVPADLFDRATASNFKPPSPGEGVKKETVLLCLDDKKSFHDLSNDSLFTSPVIIKPEIHESVYVSRHLILGQVMEKLKLKVHSSGYDSTFQPLNMETAWLHVDLPCGNKPGADSTTVIFGDPQPSRIEADESACQAVLNYYCNVRDVSINDFSHGILKMKQHELDASNFFCAAMQDRVVRLVLERDAAISAIEKHRENMDIKTYPLSEAFIKKKQDELNNDCFYEILQDKINKLLQDRNVQKQRYTNMINDLASICDSFGYLLPIQKVHSDEAISADTETGFIFTSNKTNPSRSDQLALPLLKLLRDGIIYETKHATTPF, encoded by the exons ATGGCTCATAGATTTTGCTTTGAGGCACTAGACCGAACTCTAAGAGATCTGCTCTCCGCTGATGACCCTTCCAATGCAGCGAAGCCCTTTGGCG CACTGAGCGCTGTTGAGAAGGCGCGTATGGTCCAGTTTGCACAATGGGTGTTGGATGTAGGTGAGGGAAAAGTTCCAGCACGCAGAAAAGACGGAGAGTCAGAAGATACATGGATTAGCATACCTGATGATATAGTTAGATTCTCGGAGGCTGGGAAACCTTCTGCAATTATCGATGCTATTTACG GGTGCCTG GATGGCCTGCATTCCGCTGAAGAAAGTCTGTCCACACCATTTGCGCTGGAAAGTGAAG ATCTGCGATGCAGCTTGGGAGCAGATGTGCCCGCCGATCTTTTCGATCGCGCCACTGCCAGCAACTTCAAGCCACCCTCTCCTGGTGAAGGTGTCAAAAAAGAAACG GTGCTTCTGTGCTTGGATGATAAGAAATCATTTCACGATCTCTCCAATGATTCTCTCTTCACTTCACCTGTCATCATCAAGCCTGAG ATACATGAGAGTGTTTATGTCTCTCGACATCTCATCCTGGGCCAAGTTATGGAGAAGCTGAAACTCAAAGTGCACAGCTCAGGCTATGATTCTACCTTCCAGCCACTCAACATGGAAACAGCATGGCTGCATGTTGATTTGCCATGCGGAAACAAACCTGGAGCAGATTCAACCACTGTCATCTTCGGTGACCCACAACCTTCTCGCATTGAAGCTGATGAGAGCGCGTGCCAGGCAGTCCTCAATTACTATTGCAACGTTAGAGATGTGAGCATCAATGACTTCAGTCATGGCATCCTCAAAATGAAACAGCATGAACTGGATGCAagcaacttcttttgtgctgccATGCAAGATAGAGTGGTCCGTCTGGTTCTGGAAAGGGATGCTGCTATCTCTGCTATTGAAAAGCATAGAGAGAACATGGATATCAAGACCTATCCTTTAAGTGAGGCATTCATTAAGAAGAAACAAGACGAGCTCAACAATGATTGCTTCTATGAAATTCTGCAAGACAAGATCAATAAGCTGCTTCAGGATCGTAATGTTCAGAAACAGCGGTACACCAACATGATCAATGACCTCGCCTCTATCTGTGACAGCTTTGGCTATCTGCTGCCAATTCAGAAGGTTCACAGTGATGAGGCCATTTCTGCAGACACAGAGACTGGATTCATATTCACCAGCAACAAAACCAATCCATCTCGCTCTGATCAGCTTGCTTTGCCTCTCCTCAAGCTCCTTCGTGATGGGATCATCTATGAGACCAAGCACGCTACCACTCCATTCT GA
- the LOC120679760 gene encoding uncharacterized protein LOC120679760, which produces MLRISVQDFNGPFTNCLVGWGGGFVRPPCSDPSSPASTITTMAAAAATAVSSPRPSPLPQPTTNATFVSFPRRPLPAATSLALSAPSPLCVRGSALVPAANPKYHNAKADAGDEDVDGEELLRRFTWQVSRAGVMEEIRRRRRHEDARDKRKRKARSAARKFRRRRFKGPYPLDDKQGLKEQSNDDDEENDNWELPGGELPSYR; this is translated from the exons ATGCTGAGAATATCTGTTCAAGACTTCAAT GGGCCTTTTACGAACTGtctggtggggtggggtggtggATTCGTCCGTCCTCCCTGTTCCGATCCGTCTTCGCCGGCGAGCACCAtcaccaccatggccgccgccgccgccacagccgtCTCCTCGCCGCGCCCTTCTCCCCTCCCTCAGCCCACGACCAACGCGACCTTCGTTTCGTTCCCGCGGCGGccgctccccgccgccacctccctcgCGCTCTCCGCCCCATCCCCGCTGTGCGTGCGGGGATCGGCGCTGGTGCCGGCGGCCAACCCCAAGTACCACAACGCCAAGGCGGACGCGGGCGACGAGGACGTGGACGGGGAGGAGCTCCTGCGGCGGTTCACGTGGCAGGTGTCGCGCGCGGGCGTCATGGAGGAgatcaggcggcggcggaggcacgaGGACGCGCGGGACAAGCGCAAGCGCAAGGCCCGGTCCGCGGCCCGGAAGTTCCGCCGGAG GCGCTTCAAAGGTCCATATCCGTTGGATGATAAACAGGGGCTGAAGGAGCAGAGCAATGACGACGATGAGGAGAATGACAACTGGGAGCTCCCTGGTGGAGAGTTGCCTTCTTACAGATAA